The following proteins come from a genomic window of Panicum hallii strain FIL2 chromosome 8, PHallii_v3.1, whole genome shotgun sequence:
- the LOC112902275 gene encoding ETO1-like protein 1, with the protein MRKLFFSESACKETKLHSAPHSWLPLERGSLSKSSGHASGGTSIESLMKMPEPAVLPHFKPADYVDILAQIHEELESCPPDEKSCLYLLQFQVFRGLGEAKLSRRSLQSAWEKASTIHEKLIFGAWLKYEKKGEEAISDLLSSCGKCSQEFRLLDFVSQVSTGAHDMSYDEESDEFRGSAVVHFRIRDDMIACDRRKLAALSTPLYAMLNGGFRESYLEVIDMSRNGISPIGMRAISKFSLSGRLPYLSADAILEMLDFANKFCCKGLKDACERKLASFVSSRQDAIDFMECALELGCSILAASCLQVLLNELPECLNDEQVVRIFSSANKQQRLTMVGNASFSLYCLLSEVSMSTNPTSDVTLSFLEKLVESASDSRQKQLALHQLACTRFLRKDYAEAEPLFSAAFSAGHLYSVVGLARLTSLRGNKHFALKLLDSVMSSRWPLGWMYQERALYLDGDSKLENLNKATELDPTLTYPYMFRAASLMKRQSVEAALMEINRILGFKLVLECLELRFCCYLALEDYRAALCDVQAILTLAPDYRMIGGRVAAKQLRMLVLENVEQLTTADCWMQLYDRWSSVDDIGSLSVIYQMLESDTSKGVLYFRQSLLLLRLNCPEAAMRSLQLAREHAASDHERLVYEGWILYDTGHCEEGLQKAEASIAIQRSFEAFFLKAYALADSSLDPSTSATVVSLLEDALRCPSDRLRKGQALNNLGSVYVDCGKLDLAAECYINALKIGHTRAHQGLARVHFLRNNRTGAYDEMTKLIEKARNNASAYEKRSEYCDRELTKADLQMVTKLDPLRVYPYRYRAAVLMDNHKEKEAIEELTKAIAFKADLNLLHLRAAFHEHIGDISSALRDCRAALSVDPNHQEMLELHHRVNSQEP; encoded by the exons ATGAGGAAGCTCTTCTTCTCCGAGTCCGCCTGCAAGGAGACCAAGCTCCACTCCGCGCCCCACTCGTGGCTGCCCCTCGAGAGAGGGAGCCTCTCCAAGTCCTCCGGCCATGCCTCCGGCGGCACCTCCAT AGAGTCTTTGATGAAGATGCCGGAGCCGGCAGTGCTTCCGCACTTCAAGCCCGCGGACTATGTCGACATACTGGCTCAGATACACGAGGAGCTGGAGTCTTGCCCTCCGGATGAGAAGTCCTGCCTGTACCTGCTCCAATTCCAGGTTTTCCGCGGCCTGGGCGAGGCCAAGCTGTCGCGGCGGAGCCTCCAGTCCGCGTGGGAGAAGGCGAGCACCATACATGAGAAGCTCATCTTCGGGGCGTGGCTCAAGTatgagaagaaaggggaggagGCGATTTCGGACCTCCTCAGCTCGTGCGGCAAGTGCTCGCAGGAGTTCAGGCTGCTGGATTTCGTGTCGCAGGTCTCCACCGGGGCACATGACATGAGCTATGATGAAGAGTCTGATGAATTCCGGGGCTCTGCGGTGGTTCATTTCCGGATAAGAGATGATATGATCGCATGCGATCGGCGGAAGCTTGCAGCTTTGTCAACTCCGCTATATGCAATGCTCAATGGCGGGTTCAGGGAATCATATCTAGAGGTCATTGACATGTCTAGAAATGGCATCTCCCCTATTGGCATGAGGGCAATCAGTAAATTCAGCCTGTCAGGAAGACTGCCGTATTTGTCAGCTGATGCTATTTTGGAAATGCTTGATTTTGCCAATAAATTTTGCTGCAAGGGCCTCAAGGATGCTTGTGAGCGAAAGCTTGCTTCTTTCGTCTCTTCAAGGCAAGATGCTATAGACTTCATGGAATGTGCTCTTGAGCTGGGCTGTTCCATCCTTGCTGCTTCATGCTTGCAGGTGCTCTTGAATGAGCTTCCAGAGTGCTTGAATGATGAGCAAGTGGTTAGGATATTCTCCTCTGCAAATAAGCAGCAGAGGTTGACGATGGTTGGCAATGCATCTTTCTCCCTATATTGCCTTCTCAGTGAAGTCTCCATGAGTACCAACCCAACATCGGATGTCACCTTAAGTTTCTTGGAAAAGCTGGTGGAGTCGGCATCAGATTCTAGACAGAAGCAGTTGGCCTTACATCAGCTTGCATGCACAAGATTTCTAAGGAAAGATTATGCTGAGGCTGAGCCCCTGTTCAGTGCTGCCTTTTCTGCCGGCCATCTCTATTCGGTGGTGGGTTTAGCTAGATTGACCTCTCTGAGGGGTAACAAGCATTTTGCTCTCAAGTTGCTAGACTCCGTGATGTCATCTCGTTGGCCTCTTGGATGGATGTATCAAGAGAGAGCACTATATTTGGATGGTGATAGCAAGTTAGAAAATCTTAACAAGGCTACTGAGTTGGACCCTACTCTGACATATCCCTATATGTTCCGAGCTGCATCTTTGATGAAAAGGCAAAGTGTTGAAGCTGCATTGATGGAGATCAACCGGATCCTGGGATTCAAGCTTGTGCTCGAATGTTTAGAACTAAGATTCTGTTGCTACCTTGCTCTTGAGGATTATAGAGCTGCGCTATGTGATGTGCAGGCGATCCTCACGCTTGCCCCAGATTATCGTATGATTGGTGGCCGGGTGGCTGCCAAGCAGCTGCGTATGCTAGTGCTGGAGAATGTAGAGCAGTTGACAACTGCTGACTGTTGGATGCAGCTTTATGATCGGTGGTCATCTGTGGATGATATAGGATCCCTCTCCGTTATATATCAAATGCTGGAGTCAGATACTTCCAAAGGAGTTTTGTACTTTAGACAATCTTTGCTTCTTCTCAG ATTAAACTGTCCTGAGGCTGCAATGAGGAGTTTGCAGCTTGCTCGTGAGCATGCTGCAAGCGATCATGAAAGGCTTGTCTATGAAGGATGGATATTGTATGATACAGGCCACTGTGAGGAAGGATTGCAGAAAGCGGAAGCATCCATCGCAATACAAAGGTCATTTGAGGCATTTTTCCTAAAAGCCTATGCTTTGGCTGATTCAAGTCTTGATCCTTCTACCTCAGCAACAGTTGTATCACTTCTAGAAGATGCATTGCGGTGCCCCTCAGATAGACTCCGAAAGGGTCAG GCTCTGAAcaaccttggaagtgtttatgTGGATTGTGGGAAGCTAGACCTGGCAGCTGAATGCTACATAAATGCCCTGAAGATAGGCCACACCAGAGCGCATCAAGGCCTtgcaagggttcatttcctTCGGAACAATAGAACTGGTGCATATGATGAAATGACCAAACTAATAGAGAAGGCCAGGAACAATGCATCAGCATACGAGAAGAGATCTGAGTACTGTGACCGGGAGCTGACGAAAGCGGACTTGCAGATGGTCACCAAACTCGACCCTCTGCGAGTCTACCCTTACAGATACCGTGCTGCTG TGCTAATGGACAACCACAAGGAGAAAGAGGCCATTGAGGAGCTGACAAAGGCGATTGCCTTCAAGGCAGATCTGAATCTGCTCCACCTGCGCGCGGCCTTCCATGAGCACATCGGTGACATCTCGAGCGCCCTCCGGGACTGCCGTGCGGCCCTCTCGGTGGACCCCAACCACCAGGAGATGCTGGAGCTTCACCACCGGGTGAACAGCCAGGAACCCTGA